Proteins co-encoded in one Salarias fasciatus chromosome 4, fSalaFa1.1, whole genome shotgun sequence genomic window:
- the LOC115387451 gene encoding uncharacterized protein LOC115387451 has product MKDRRTSMSPKDKADLLSSFKQEVCVQAPGFRGNGQNDLTVPELRPPAGARSDPQLQQTAALVGENDTCPVEEHLKLHMETTRTCTSCGHASSRREGFSVGGSGCRRSTWSSGATVEATGPHRKPELKTLPKVPLVHLKRFADSPSRTLTKLHDDIRLQKRIELSSKQDAACVLCPVRTLRLRGGSPRRQAEWPLALLQRLQDHLDNRLACSAHTAGVSVPAVRPEKGKKTQQVTQRYVQKKDSARSHFIFSQAPN; this is encoded by the exons ATGAAGGACCGTCGGACCTCAATGAGCCCAAAGGACAAGGCCGACCTGCTGAGCTCCTTCAAGCAGGAGGTCTGCGTTCAGGCTCCGGGGTTCAGGGGCAACGGGCAGAAC GACCTCACAGTTCCTGAactccgtcctccagcaggagcGAGGTCTGaccctcagctgcagcagacggCGGCTCTGGTGGGCGAGAACGACACCTGCCCTGTGGAGGagcacctgaaactccacatGGAAACCACCAGGACCTGCACCAG CTGTGGCCACGCCTCCTCCAGACGAGAAGGTTTTTCCGTCGGTGGATCTGGATGCAGGAGGTCGACGTGGAGTTCAGGTGCCACTGTGGAGGCAACAGGTCCACACAGAAAACCAGAATTGAAAACTCTTCCAAA AGTCCCGCTGGTCCACCTGAAAAGGTTCGCCGACTCTCCGTCCAGGACGCTGACCAAACTGCACGACGACATCAGGCTGCAGAAGCGCATCGAGCTGTCCTCCAAGCAG gATGCTGCCTGTGTCCTGTGTCCTGTTAGGACACTGCGTCTCAGAGGGGGTTCACCCCGGAGACAAGCCGAATGGCCGCTGGCTCTCCTGCAGCGACTCCAAGACCACCTGGACAACCGGCTCGCATGTTCGGCACACACGGCAGGAGTCAGCGTTCCTGCTGTTCGACCAGAGAAAGGTAAGAAGACGCAGCAGGTCACTCAGCGTTACGTCCAGAAGAAGGACTCTGCACGCTCACATTTCATCTTTTCTCAGGCGCCAAACTAA